A single window of Archangium gephyra DNA harbors:
- a CDS encoding CHAT domain-containing protein has translation MSSPCENLERFSDGEMPDAEAASFQVHLASCSRCQARMLDLMQLDVLGQEVAARSKSRRWVPLALAASLLAAVLGAAVASRMGSPSPAPLTVAVHRPIEARLTHPGAREHRRYGVERAGEGASGEAVPEDVLARLIHDKDFHGVATVYLLMGAPKLAADALAKAPPSPDVDCDRAVVALLQGAPNEALRLLEGVLSSQPQHAQALWNRALVLRELQLPRAAAEAFSRVATLAESGWASEAEERARELRRESDGLRQVWRDLDARSLEMVKGGPALSEEDARRNPGFSRLRLYDAARAAVSADEVRRLLPLARSLDLEYRTSVLERYVGQLAQADFQRRAPAARDYRELVLGNAGADTEGLLARLRASGQEDIELGAMLLTGSTSRHLERYRALVARAAEPWFDILALHEQAKQMLLRDEYPEAESVLLTALSRCEQERLDYRCARLELELAGLYNTVHRIEEALLQARRGRERVRRVHEWELEQIFLQRLAQIARFQDDFPLARAYLEEVLLESEGGKDACTTANYVHETLANMALIRVDRETGLRELKQAPTCGAPPTLFRAAILADLVRLGAPDVEPEFWSALSTLRADRDTSEGTRSFLDYLEGRVVIERDAARGRQLLQEAISRAERLPESHIQARKTRVSSLAVLALDALRRQEPAGALDAISRVMEVPTPERCALGFVMDDERLVVVARDAQGRTLGHLQELVPSGPLETGKLVPENLKAQLSACPRVEVLAPAPIQGRPALLPPEMAWSYRLKSGQAPKAPGLPERRLVVHDVQAPASLNLPLLGRWTPGRSTSGLVELQGSEATPSRVLDAMGEATVIELHVHGLVDWAEASALVLSPDREGRFTLKAREVRQRPLKGAPLVILGACDAARTLPWKHQAWSLPAAFLEAGAHAVLASTSRVQDADANAFFDAVRARIQAGAAPAAALRDVRLEWLSREPRSWVRDVMLFE, from the coding sequence ATGAGCTCCCCCTGTGAGAACCTCGAGCGTTTCTCGGATGGAGAGATGCCGGATGCGGAAGCGGCCTCCTTCCAGGTCCATCTGGCCTCGTGCTCCCGGTGTCAGGCCCGGATGCTGGACCTGATGCAGCTGGACGTGCTGGGACAGGAGGTGGCCGCGCGCTCGAAGTCCCGCCGGTGGGTCCCCCTGGCCCTGGCCGCCTCGCTGCTCGCCGCCGTGCTGGGCGCGGCGGTGGCTTCACGCATGGGCTCGCCGTCGCCCGCTCCGCTCACGGTGGCGGTGCATCGCCCCATCGAGGCGCGTCTCACCCATCCCGGTGCCCGCGAGCACCGCCGCTATGGCGTGGAGCGGGCAGGGGAGGGCGCCTCCGGAGAGGCCGTGCCCGAGGACGTGCTCGCCCGGTTGATCCACGACAAGGACTTCCACGGCGTGGCCACGGTCTACCTGCTCATGGGGGCTCCCAAGCTGGCGGCGGATGCGCTGGCCAAGGCTCCGCCGTCACCGGACGTGGACTGTGACCGCGCCGTGGTGGCGCTGCTCCAGGGCGCTCCCAACGAGGCGCTCCGGCTGCTGGAGGGTGTGCTGTCCTCGCAACCCCAGCATGCGCAGGCGCTCTGGAACCGGGCGCTCGTCCTGCGGGAGCTGCAACTGCCTCGCGCCGCGGCGGAGGCCTTCTCCCGGGTGGCCACGCTCGCCGAGTCCGGTTGGGCCTCGGAAGCCGAGGAGCGTGCCCGGGAGCTGCGGCGCGAATCGGACGGGCTGCGCCAGGTGTGGCGGGACCTGGATGCGCGCTCCCTGGAGATGGTGAAGGGCGGGCCCGCGCTCTCGGAGGAGGACGCCCGGCGCAACCCCGGCTTCTCCCGGCTGCGTCTGTATGACGCGGCCCGCGCCGCTGTGTCCGCGGACGAGGTGCGCAGGCTCCTGCCCCTCGCCCGGAGCCTGGATCTCGAGTACCGCACGAGCGTCCTGGAGCGCTACGTGGGCCAGCTCGCCCAGGCCGACTTCCAGCGCCGTGCCCCGGCCGCACGGGACTATCGCGAGCTCGTCCTCGGCAATGCCGGCGCGGACACCGAGGGACTGCTCGCGCGGCTGCGAGCCTCCGGCCAGGAGGACATCGAGCTGGGCGCGATGCTGCTCACCGGGAGCACCAGCCGCCACCTCGAGCGCTACCGCGCGCTGGTGGCCCGGGCCGCGGAGCCCTGGTTCGACATCCTGGCGCTGCACGAGCAGGCGAAGCAGATGCTCCTGCGCGACGAGTACCCCGAGGCGGAGTCGGTGCTGCTCACCGCGCTCTCCCGGTGCGAGCAGGAGCGGCTCGACTACCGCTGCGCCCGGCTCGAGCTGGAGCTGGCGGGGCTCTACAACACCGTGCACCGCATCGAGGAGGCCCTGCTCCAGGCGCGGCGCGGACGCGAGCGCGTGCGGCGCGTCCATGAGTGGGAGCTGGAGCAGATCTTCCTCCAGCGGCTGGCGCAGATCGCCCGGTTCCAGGATGACTTCCCACTCGCGCGCGCCTACCTCGAGGAGGTGCTGCTCGAGAGCGAGGGCGGCAAGGACGCCTGCACCACCGCCAACTACGTGCACGAGACGCTCGCCAACATGGCGCTCATCCGCGTGGACCGGGAGACGGGGCTGCGCGAGTTGAAGCAGGCGCCCACCTGTGGCGCGCCTCCGACACTGTTCCGCGCCGCCATCCTCGCGGACCTCGTCCGTCTGGGCGCGCCGGACGTCGAGCCCGAGTTCTGGAGTGCCCTGTCCACGCTCCGGGCCGACCGGGACACCAGCGAGGGGACGCGCTCCTTCCTCGACTATCTGGAGGGACGGGTCGTCATCGAGCGGGACGCCGCGCGTGGCCGGCAGCTGCTCCAGGAAGCCATCTCCCGGGCGGAGCGGCTGCCCGAGAGTCATATCCAGGCGCGCAAGACACGTGTGTCCAGCCTGGCCGTGCTCGCGCTCGACGCGCTCCGGAGGCAGGAGCCCGCGGGCGCGCTGGACGCCATCTCGCGGGTGATGGAGGTGCCCACTCCCGAGCGCTGTGCGCTGGGCTTCGTGATGGATGACGAGCGGCTGGTCGTGGTGGCGCGGGACGCGCAGGGGCGCACCCTGGGCCACCTCCAGGAGCTCGTTCCCTCGGGCCCGCTGGAGACCGGGAAGCTCGTCCCCGAGAACCTGAAGGCGCAGCTCTCCGCGTGTCCGCGCGTGGAGGTGCTCGCGCCCGCGCCCATCCAGGGACGGCCAGCGCTGCTGCCGCCGGAGATGGCCTGGAGCTACCGGCTCAAGTCCGGACAGGCTCCCAAGGCCCCGGGCCTGCCGGAGCGCCGCCTCGTCGTGCATGACGTCCAGGCTCCGGCGTCGTTGAACCTCCCGCTGCTCGGGCGCTGGACTCCTGGACGCAGCACGTCCGGGCTCGTCGAGCTCCAGGGCTCCGAGGCCACGCCCTCGCGCGTGCTGGACGCGATGGGGGAGGCCACCGTCATCGAGCTGCACGTCCACGGGCTGGTGGACTGGGCCGAGGCCTCCGCCCTGGTGCTCTCTCCGGACAGGGAGGGCCGCTTCACCTTGAAGGCGCGGGAGGTCCGTCAGCGCCCGCTCAAGGGGGCGCCGCTCGTCATCCTCGGCGCCTGCGACGCCGCGCGCACGCTGCCCTGGAAGCACCAGGCCTGGAGCCTGCCGGCCGCCTTCCTGGAGGCGGGGGCCCACGCGGTGCTCGCCTCGACGTCGCGGGTGCAGGACGCGGATGCGAATGCGTTCTTCGATGCGGTCCGTGCTCGTATCCAGGCCGGTGCCGCGCCCGCCGCCGCCCTGCGGGACGTCCGCCTCGAGTGGCTTTCCCGCGAGCCCCGGAGCTGGGTGCGGGACGTGATGTTGTTCGAGTAG
- the alr gene encoding alanine racemase: MHEVTAGAPGKVASRLELSAGALAANVATLRKLSADTNGPRALGAVLKGNAYGHGLTQMLPLVHPLVDVLYFITPGDALTVRAFEQAKGLKRKQVLVIGAMDAEEAVALARAGVEAVVGDGSWKDTAEELRRAKLEQPLRVHVHVDTGLGREGFTPGQIAGGELDFLREAADVLRVVGVLSHFSNTEDVTEQTYAESQLDVFEGGLMALKASVPVEEPLQRHMAASAATLVLPRARYDAQRVGISLYGLWPSTETRLSARLVLGRVPELRPVLSWRCPSQVVKWLPAGSYVGYGCTYRCAEATRVAVLPVGYFDGYARLMSGKAHVLVNGRRCPVLGRVMMNHIIVDVTRATHDERPLTATLIGKDGDEHLHVENLADWAQTIHYEFATRLGAHLRRVVVP, encoded by the coding sequence ATGCACGAAGTGACTGCGGGAGCACCGGGGAAGGTGGCGTCGAGGCTGGAGCTGTCGGCGGGAGCGCTGGCGGCGAACGTGGCGACGCTGCGCAAGCTGTCCGCGGACACGAACGGGCCGAGGGCGCTGGGGGCGGTGTTGAAGGGCAACGCGTACGGCCACGGGCTGACGCAGATGTTGCCGCTGGTGCACCCGCTGGTGGACGTCCTGTACTTCATCACGCCGGGGGACGCGCTGACGGTGCGGGCCTTCGAGCAGGCGAAGGGCCTGAAGCGCAAGCAGGTGCTGGTGATTGGCGCCATGGACGCGGAGGAGGCGGTGGCGCTGGCGCGAGCGGGGGTGGAGGCGGTGGTGGGGGACGGCTCGTGGAAGGACACGGCGGAGGAGCTGCGCCGGGCGAAGCTGGAGCAGCCGCTGCGGGTGCACGTGCACGTGGACACGGGGCTGGGGCGCGAGGGCTTCACGCCGGGGCAGATCGCGGGAGGCGAGCTGGACTTCCTGCGCGAGGCGGCGGACGTGCTGCGGGTGGTGGGGGTGCTGAGCCACTTCTCGAACACGGAGGACGTGACGGAGCAGACGTACGCCGAGTCCCAGCTCGACGTCTTCGAGGGTGGGCTGATGGCGCTGAAGGCGAGCGTGCCGGTGGAGGAGCCGTTGCAGCGGCACATGGCGGCGAGCGCGGCGACGCTGGTGCTGCCGAGGGCGCGTTACGACGCCCAGCGGGTGGGCATCTCGCTGTATGGGCTGTGGCCGTCGACGGAGACGCGGCTGTCGGCGCGGCTGGTGCTGGGGCGGGTGCCGGAGCTGAGGCCGGTGCTGTCGTGGAGGTGCCCGAGCCAGGTGGTGAAGTGGCTGCCGGCGGGGAGCTACGTGGGGTACGGGTGCACGTACCGGTGCGCGGAGGCGACGCGGGTGGCGGTGCTACCGGTGGGGTACTTCGACGGGTACGCGCGGCTGATGTCGGGGAAGGCGCACGTGCTGGTGAACGGGCGGAGGTGCCCGGTGCTGGGGCGGGTGATGATGAACCACATCATCGTGGACGTGACGAGGGCGACGCATGACGAGCGGCCGCTGACGGCGACGCTGATCGGCAAGGACGGCGACGAGCACCTGCACGTGGAGAACCTGGCGGACTGGGCGCAGACCATCCACTACGAGTTCGCGACGCGGCTGGGCGCGCACCTGCGCCGGGTCGTGGTTCCCTGA
- a CDS encoding FG-GAP-like repeat-containing protein, producing MKIETRWLRSHLQGSALVALSTLWSSCGPATLEDAEPQELAGLESAVTVDHRPFTVMTYNVRQVNAEDTGLYSWTQRSPDVIKLISARNPDIFGVQEASAAAIQNDLINAFQANYDYYKPSNGSPKMIFYRRSRFGLAAGTDVQGYFSITNPYATSDACYPNASGRTAAWIKLDDKLSGRQYFLVNSHPAHGVNCGLAREKNAELIRGVITQKSLGRSVIVFGDFNSDPQNPASTNDDSIAMLEGGSPALYRSARHTGATTADTATFNSSWKSPSTNYNRLDYILVSGGDMTTSDQLIDTSEYDGISPSDHFAVMATIRPAVFNAGSTTDAQGNGTSASTRLYFADVTGDGCADKLSWNPTLLGGATQAFRGNCNGTFGPAIVHDNGGSASTGTAFYFADVNGDACADKIYWNPTFDTGHTRVYLSNCDGTFRWTNSNENGGSESAATTFYFADLTGDKCADKIYWNPTFDSGRARVYLSNCDGTFAWSNTNTDAGSSQNADAHFYFADVTGDGRADKLVWDVAADSGRTRVYASNGNGTFTFLTSHMGGSSGNPETRLYFADVNGDGHADKLFWRPDYREGRIQVYLGSATGFSGGPLMNNPGYSQSANTQYFFADLDGSGAADQIYWNYGAADGGSRAYLSRY from the coding sequence ATGAAGATCGAGACGCGCTGGCTTCGCAGTCATCTCCAGGGTTCGGCCCTGGTGGCCCTGAGCACGCTGTGGTCCAGCTGTGGACCCGCGACGCTGGAAGACGCCGAGCCCCAGGAGCTCGCCGGGCTCGAGTCCGCGGTGACGGTGGACCACCGGCCGTTCACGGTGATGACGTACAACGTGCGTCAGGTGAACGCGGAGGACACGGGCCTCTACAGCTGGACGCAGCGCAGCCCGGACGTCATCAAGCTCATCTCCGCGAGGAACCCGGACATCTTTGGTGTGCAGGAGGCCTCGGCGGCGGCGATCCAGAACGATCTCATCAACGCCTTCCAGGCGAACTACGACTACTACAAGCCGTCGAACGGAAGCCCGAAGATGATCTTCTATCGCCGGAGCCGGTTCGGGCTGGCGGCGGGCACGGACGTGCAGGGCTACTTCAGCATCACCAATCCGTACGCCACGTCCGACGCGTGCTACCCGAACGCCTCCGGGCGGACGGCGGCGTGGATCAAGCTCGATGACAAGCTGTCGGGCCGCCAGTACTTCCTGGTCAACTCGCACCCGGCGCACGGCGTGAACTGTGGCCTGGCGCGCGAGAAGAACGCCGAGCTGATTCGCGGAGTCATCACCCAGAAGTCCCTGGGCCGCTCCGTCATCGTGTTCGGAGACTTCAACTCCGACCCGCAGAACCCGGCCTCGACCAACGACGACTCCATCGCGATGCTCGAGGGGGGCTCGCCGGCGCTGTACCGCTCGGCGCGTCACACCGGAGCCACGACGGCGGACACGGCGACGTTCAACAGCTCCTGGAAGAGCCCGAGCACCAACTACAACCGGCTCGACTACATCCTCGTGAGTGGCGGGGACATGACCACGTCGGACCAGCTCATCGACACGAGCGAGTACGACGGCATCTCGCCCTCGGACCACTTCGCGGTGATGGCCACCATCCGTCCGGCGGTGTTCAACGCGGGCTCGACGACGGATGCGCAGGGCAACGGGACCTCGGCGAGCACGCGGCTCTACTTCGCCGACGTGACGGGGGATGGCTGCGCGGACAAGCTCTCGTGGAACCCCACGCTGCTGGGCGGAGCGACGCAGGCCTTCCGCGGCAACTGCAACGGGACCTTCGGGCCGGCGATCGTGCACGACAACGGCGGGAGCGCGTCCACGGGGACGGCCTTCTACTTCGCGGATGTGAACGGGGACGCGTGCGCGGACAAGATCTACTGGAACCCGACCTTCGACACGGGCCACACGCGCGTCTACCTGTCGAACTGTGACGGGACGTTCCGCTGGACGAACTCGAACGAGAACGGCGGGAGCGAGTCTGCCGCGACCACCTTCTATTTCGCGGACCTCACCGGGGACAAGTGCGCGGACAAGATCTACTGGAACCCGACCTTCGACTCGGGCCGGGCGCGCGTCTACCTGTCCAACTGTGACGGGACCTTCGCGTGGTCCAACACGAACACCGACGCGGGGAGCAGCCAGAACGCCGACGCGCACTTCTACTTCGCGGACGTCACCGGGGACGGCCGGGCGGACAAGCTTGTCTGGGACGTGGCGGCGGACTCGGGGCGCACGCGCGTCTACGCCTCGAACGGCAACGGCACGTTCACCTTCCTCACCTCGCACATGGGCGGCTCCAGCGGCAATCCCGAGACGCGGCTCTACTTCGCCGACGTCAACGGCGACGGCCACGCCGACAAGCTCTTCTGGCGCCCGGACTACCGCGAGGGCCGCATCCAGGTGTACCTCGGCTCGGCCACGGGCTTCTCGGGAGGCCCCCTGATGAACAACCCGGGCTATAGCCAGTCCGCCAACACGCAGTACTTCTTCGCCGACCTCGACGGAAGCGGGGCGGCGGACCAGATCTACTGGAACTACGGCGCGGCAGACGGTGGCTCCCGCGCCTACCTGTCCCGGTACTGA